A part of Maridesulfovibrio hydrothermalis AM13 = DSM 14728 genomic DNA contains:
- a CDS encoding M48 family metallopeptidase, with the protein MFFQNKIYIRFTSFFMLFMFFFSVTPQATASSLFGDFTVKDEIKLGKEFDKMVHSRLPVVLDPQITDYVKDLVARVAKQMPPQPFPITAAVIQNNSMNAFAVPGGYIYIYTGLLLNLKHESELAAVIGHELAHVSLRHVARRMEKMQLVNIASMLGTLAGMMIGMSGGGNSASIGQALAMGSMAGAQSAYLSYTQENEREADHLGMNYLIKAGFNPTSMVDSFKAMKQRQWYVSNTNIPTYLSTHPGLDARIDYLNERFRRMPPEYFRRQNDDAKFYKIKTLIRARMTDPEVAIAHYNNIPENKRTCLDHLGQGIILSRMKKNVEAEAAFEQARQECPGETLILRELGRFYFTIGKMDKASPLLREAYMRDPQDAMTLFFIARVEGSRKNYKQAILTMRKVAEMVPKDQEIHYHLGRMLGESGNYFEAHVQLAYAALYGRTPKQATFHLKKAEGLAKTPEQKKELRKLQEIITPPPPDGADKK; encoded by the coding sequence ATGTTTTTTCAGAACAAAATATACATACGGTTCACATCCTTTTTCATGCTGTTCATGTTCTTCTTTTCCGTCACTCCTCAAGCTACAGCATCATCTCTTTTCGGGGATTTTACGGTCAAAGATGAAATCAAGCTTGGGAAGGAGTTTGATAAGATGGTGCACAGCAGGCTTCCAGTTGTCCTCGATCCACAAATTACCGATTACGTTAAAGATCTGGTCGCACGGGTAGCTAAACAAATGCCTCCGCAGCCTTTTCCGATCACCGCCGCAGTAATCCAGAACAATTCAATGAACGCTTTTGCTGTTCCCGGTGGTTACATTTACATCTACACGGGGCTGCTTCTAAACCTTAAACATGAATCCGAACTTGCAGCTGTTATCGGCCATGAACTTGCACACGTATCCTTACGCCATGTAGCCAGACGAATGGAAAAAATGCAGCTGGTCAATATTGCCAGTATGCTAGGAACACTGGCAGGTATGATGATCGGAATGTCAGGAGGCGGCAACTCCGCGTCCATCGGACAAGCACTTGCAATGGGATCAATGGCCGGTGCGCAAAGTGCCTACCTGAGCTACACACAGGAAAATGAAAGAGAGGCCGATCACCTCGGTATGAACTACCTTATCAAAGCCGGTTTCAACCCGACCAGCATGGTGGACAGCTTCAAAGCCATGAAACAGCGTCAATGGTATGTAAGCAACACAAACATCCCGACTTACCTGTCCACTCACCCCGGCCTTGATGCCCGTATTGATTATTTGAATGAACGTTTCAGACGCATGCCGCCGGAATATTTCAGACGCCAAAATGATGATGCAAAATTTTATAAAATCAAAACCTTGATCAGAGCGAGAATGACTGATCCGGAAGTCGCGATTGCGCATTATAACAACATTCCTGAGAATAAGCGGACCTGCCTTGATCACCTCGGGCAGGGGATCATACTTTCACGCATGAAAAAGAACGTTGAGGCGGAAGCGGCTTTTGAACAGGCCAGACAGGAATGCCCCGGTGAAACTTTAATTTTACGCGAACTGGGCCGTTTCTACTTCACAATAGGAAAGATGGATAAGGCATCGCCACTGCTCAGAGAGGCATATATGCGTGACCCGCAAGATGCCATGACACTTTTCTTTATCGCAAGAGTGGAAGGATCAAGGAAAAATTATAAACAAGCAATCCTGACCATGCGTAAAGTCGCTGAGATGGTGCCAAAAGATCAGGAAATACACTATCACCTCGGAAGAATGCTCGGTGAATCCGGCAATTACTTTGAAGCACATGTTCAATTGGCATATGCTGCCCTGTACGGCAGGACACCCAAACAAGCTACATTTCACTTAAAAAAAGCCGAAGGTCTGGCAAAGACTCCTGAGCAGAAAAAGGAACTGCGCAAACTTCAGGAGATTATTACTCCGCCTCCTCCTGATGGGGCAGATAAAAAATAA
- a CDS encoding CarD family transcriptional regulator — MFELEQLVVYPSQGVGKVERIESQEIGGTVAEFYIVRILSNNVTLMVPVMNAINVGLRAVCDNDAGLKIFECLKDRSDFTGYTGQNWNRRYREYSEKLKSGDLQDVAYVLKELFLIGNDKELSFGERRLLEQAMGLVSMELSFAMNRDQDEIKEMINALFVDVLEKQEEDES, encoded by the coding sequence GTGTTTGAGTTAGAACAACTGGTAGTCTACCCTTCACAGGGAGTAGGCAAAGTAGAACGCATTGAAAGTCAGGAAATCGGCGGCACTGTCGCTGAATTCTATATCGTCCGTATTTTGAGTAACAATGTTACGCTCATGGTTCCGGTCATGAACGCTATCAATGTAGGACTCCGGGCCGTTTGCGACAATGATGCAGGGCTTAAAATATTTGAATGCCTCAAGGACAGATCAGACTTTACCGGATACACAGGTCAGAACTGGAACAGACGCTATAGAGAATACTCCGAAAAGCTGAAAAGCGGTGATCTTCAAGACGTAGCCTACGTTCTTAAAGAATTATTTCTAATCGGCAATGATAAAGAACTCTCTTTTGGCGAACGCAGGCTCCTTGAGCAGGCTATGGGGCTGGTTTCAATGGAACTTTCCTTTGCAATGAACCGTGATCAGGATGAGATCAAAGAAATGATCAATGCACTGTTCGTTGATGTGCTTGAAAAACAGGAAGAAGACGAATCCTAA
- the pth gene encoding aminoacyl-tRNA hydrolase, producing MEYKALIAGLGNPGSEYAKTRHNIGFMVVDALEEMASSRKSMRYKKLPGSGDYELFSINLAGNNVLVTKPMTYMNLSGKAVASICGKYSISVNNVFVIHDELDIVSGKMKFKKGGGNNGHRGLESIQEKIGSPDFFRIRIGIGRPEFSSQVKDYVLEEFNCTELETARQMALAAIKGLDLYYRRGQGTATQFMHTFTPDENTTEA from the coding sequence ATGGAATACAAAGCACTTATCGCTGGACTGGGCAATCCCGGCTCGGAGTACGCCAAGACCCGGCACAATATCGGGTTCATGGTTGTTGATGCTTTGGAAGAAATGGCTTCTTCCAGAAAAAGCATGCGCTATAAAAAACTGCCCGGCTCCGGTGACTATGAGCTGTTCAGCATAAACCTTGCCGGAAACAACGTGCTTGTCACGAAGCCCATGACATATATGAACCTCAGCGGCAAAGCTGTAGCTTCCATATGTGGAAAGTATTCTATTTCCGTAAACAATGTCTTCGTCATCCATGATGAACTGGACATTGTTTCCGGTAAAATGAAATTCAAAAAAGGCGGCGGCAACAACGGGCACAGAGGCCTTGAATCAATTCAGGAAAAAATTGGTTCACCTGATTTTTTCAGAATCAGAATAGGAATCGGAAGACCGGAATTTTCATCTCAGGTAAAAGATTATGTGCTTGAGGAGTTCAACTGCACCGAACTTGAAACAGCCCGGCAGATGGCCCTTGCCGCCATCAAAGGTCTGGATCTGTATTACCGACGCGGTCAAGGGACAGCCACTCAGTTTATGCATACCTTTACGCCGGATGAGAACACAACCGAAGCATAG
- a CDS encoding bifunctional riboflavin kinase/FAD synthetase, with product MIIAKSIDEIIKPENGSCVTIGNFDGVHKGHQKLICSTCQKAKANGLASVVVTFDPHPLRVLVNSKTPPFITLTSQKLELIAQHQPDIVLALNFTKEIAALSPEEFIQRFLIDPLGMKQMVVGYDYALGKGRSGNYEILAGLGRKYGYGIERLDPVIIKDAVVSSSRIRDMVQEGNVWDVRPLLGRFYQVRGEVVHGMNRGARLLGFPTANIKLEDELFPKKGVYAIRVEVDGMVRPGVANIGKNPTFGNEALSVEAHIMDFSEDIYDKHIRVHFIQRIRSERKFNGLDELKERISVDIELAKSILSYPESQVRPGLHLSESGAGAC from the coding sequence ATGATCATCGCAAAATCGATTGATGAAATTATCAAGCCTGAAAACGGCTCTTGTGTGACAATTGGGAACTTTGACGGCGTCCATAAAGGACATCAAAAACTCATTTGCAGTACCTGTCAAAAAGCTAAGGCAAACGGCCTTGCAAGTGTGGTAGTAACCTTTGATCCTCATCCCTTGAGGGTTCTGGTCAATAGCAAAACGCCCCCCTTCATCACCCTTACCTCCCAAAAACTGGAACTTATTGCTCAGCATCAGCCTGACATTGTTCTGGCCCTTAATTTTACCAAAGAAATAGCCGCTCTTTCACCTGAGGAATTTATTCAAAGATTTCTCATCGACCCTCTGGGCATGAAACAAATGGTTGTCGGCTACGACTATGCACTGGGTAAAGGACGCAGCGGCAACTACGAGATCCTTGCCGGACTGGGCCGCAAATATGGTTACGGTATTGAAAGACTTGATCCCGTTATTATTAAAGATGCTGTCGTCAGCTCATCTCGCATCAGAGATATGGTTCAGGAAGGCAACGTCTGGGATGTGCGGCCGCTACTGGGACGCTTTTATCAGGTTCGCGGTGAAGTTGTGCACGGCATGAACCGCGGAGCCAGACTCCTTGGGTTTCCTACTGCCAATATCAAACTTGAAGATGAACTTTTTCCGAAAAAAGGTGTTTACGCCATCAGGGTTGAAGTCGACGGCATGGTCCGCCCCGGAGTCGCCAACATCGGCAAAAACCCAACTTTCGGCAATGAAGCACTTTCGGTCGAAGCACATATCATGGATTTTTCCGAAGATATCTACGACAAGCATATACGAGTCCATTTCATTCAACGAATCCGCTCCGAACGAAAATTCAACGGACTTGATGAACTTAAAGAGCGCATCAGCGTCGATATCGAACTTGCCAAATCAATTCTTTCATATCCTGAATCGCAGGTGCGGCCCGGGCTGCATTTAAGTGAATCAGGAGCCGGAGCCTGTTAA
- a CDS encoding ribose-phosphate diphosphokinase: protein MNGELKIISGSSNLALSEAICDHLGSTLTPCLREKFSDGEIRIEIQDNVRGCDVFVVQSTCAPVNFHFMELCLMLDALKRASARRVTAVVPYYGYARQDRKVSPRAPISAKLCADCLTVAGMDRMVTIDLHAGQIQGFFNLPVDNIYAAPVLLDSLRERKEDMVMVSPDAGGTERARAYAKRLNAGLAIVDKRRDAPNQAKAMHVIGEVKDKICVVMDDMIDTAGTMCQAAKVLIDHGARDVIACATHPILSGPAIDRLSAAPFSEVIVTNTLPIPEEKLKCGKIKVMSVAGMLAKCIHNVHTESSVSVLFV, encoded by the coding sequence ATGAACGGTGAACTTAAGATTATCAGCGGCTCGTCAAATCTGGCGCTTTCAGAAGCAATCTGCGACCATCTCGGCAGTACACTTACGCCCTGTCTCCGTGAAAAATTCAGCGACGGTGAAATCCGCATTGAAATTCAGGACAATGTCCGTGGATGTGATGTCTTCGTTGTTCAGTCCACTTGCGCTCCCGTAAACTTTCATTTCATGGAACTGTGTCTTATGCTGGACGCGCTCAAAAGGGCAAGTGCACGCAGAGTGACAGCCGTTGTTCCTTACTACGGATACGCCAGACAGGACCGCAAGGTTTCCCCCCGCGCTCCGATCAGTGCAAAACTCTGCGCCGACTGTCTGACCGTCGCTGGTATGGACCGCATGGTCACCATTGACCTGCATGCCGGCCAGATTCAAGGCTTTTTCAACCTTCCCGTTGATAATATATACGCAGCTCCCGTTCTTCTGGACTCACTTCGTGAGCGTAAAGAAGATATGGTTATGGTATCCCCTGACGCAGGCGGAACCGAGCGCGCAAGGGCATACGCTAAACGCCTCAATGCAGGACTTGCAATCGTGGATAAACGCCGCGATGCTCCCAATCAGGCTAAAGCGATGCACGTTATCGGAGAAGTTAAGGATAAAATCTGTGTAGTCATGGATGACATGATCGACACAGCAGGAACCATGTGTCAGGCTGCCAAGGTTCTGATCGATCACGGAGCAAGGGACGTTATCGCCTGCGCTACCCACCCGATCCTTTCCGGTCCCGCAATCGACAGGCTTTCTGCCGCACCTTTCTCCGAGGTGATCGTGACCAATACCCTGCCTATCCCCGAAGAGAAGCTCAAATGCGGCAAGATCAAGGTCATGTCTGTGGCCGGAATGCTCGCCAAATGTATCCACAACGTGCATACCGAATCATCAGTCAGCGTTCTCTTCGTATAA
- a CDS encoding chloride channel protein, translated as MSPFLKLKMWTDLVRSYRNVNAFRWLLLGVLVGLISGVVAVMFFAAVEFGKFIFLNQLAGLSLPAPAGEEIFHGTPGQLRPWVIPVCTTLVGLTTGWLVNKYIPETIHGGTDGTDATIKCFHQGSGLMRPIVPVIKGITSIFTIATGGSAGREGPITQMGAGIGSWLAQRLKLSAKERRILLLAGAAGGLGAIFRAPLGGALTAIEVIYREDFESEAILPSVISSVVSYSLFTLFYGTEPIFGIPRFVFHDPKELIFYIALAIACTLAGWMYIRTFRFIKYSVFYRIKDRAGLMWATGLGGLMMGLMGMFFPQVLSGGYGWLEMAILGEIPIMMMITIVVGKSIATSMTIGSGMSGGMFAPALFVGGMTGGIVGQVAGKYYPDIVTQPGGYVLVGMAAFFAGVAKAPIGPLIMVCELTQGYGLLAPLMLASALCIVLGRSFSLYEHQVESKFDSPAHIEDKTINILEGLHVDTHYKPGRVTTLEEGTTLKALTDIIANTNELYFPVKNDEGSITGILTIQNVRNHLFNPDLFDLILTKDLATKPATLKEDDDLYTALLKFVDTDYGQIPVVTEEDPNKIIGIINRENVFKAYAKAIKALREESQEETA; from the coding sequence ATGAGTCCCTTTCTCAAACTGAAGATGTGGACAGACCTTGTCCGCTCCTACAGAAATGTAAATGCCTTCAGATGGCTCCTGCTCGGAGTTCTGGTAGGTCTTATCTCCGGTGTCGTTGCGGTAATGTTTTTTGCTGCCGTCGAATTCGGTAAATTTATCTTCCTGAACCAGCTTGCCGGCCTGTCCCTGCCTGCACCGGCCGGAGAAGAGATTTTTCATGGTACCCCGGGGCAGCTCAGACCTTGGGTGATTCCGGTCTGTACAACGCTGGTCGGTCTGACAACCGGCTGGCTGGTCAATAAATATATCCCCGAAACAATTCACGGCGGCACAGACGGAACAGATGCAACCATCAAATGTTTCCATCAGGGCAGTGGACTGATGCGTCCTATTGTCCCTGTAATCAAAGGGATCACCTCAATATTCACCATCGCCACCGGAGGCAGTGCCGGACGCGAAGGCCCCATAACCCAGATGGGCGCAGGTATCGGTTCATGGCTGGCCCAAAGACTGAAACTTTCGGCCAAAGAACGCAGAATCCTGCTGCTTGCAGGTGCGGCCGGTGGTCTGGGAGCTATTTTCCGTGCCCCGCTTGGTGGCGCGCTGACCGCAATCGAAGTTATTTATCGGGAAGATTTCGAATCAGAGGCAATTCTGCCTTCGGTTATATCCTCCGTGGTATCTTATTCTCTTTTCACACTTTTCTACGGAACTGAGCCTATTTTCGGCATTCCTAGATTTGTATTTCACGATCCCAAGGAACTTATTTTCTACATTGCACTGGCCATTGCCTGCACACTGGCCGGCTGGATGTATATCCGTACTTTCCGTTTCATCAAATATTCAGTCTTTTACAGAATTAAAGACCGCGCAGGCCTCATGTGGGCAACCGGACTTGGCGGACTTATGATGGGCCTCATGGGTATGTTCTTTCCGCAGGTACTTTCCGGTGGATACGGCTGGCTCGAAATGGCAATTCTGGGCGAAATCCCAATCATGATGATGATCACAATCGTGGTCGGCAAAAGCATTGCCACCTCCATGACTATCGGGTCCGGAATGTCCGGCGGTATGTTTGCACCCGCACTTTTCGTAGGGGGCATGACCGGAGGAATAGTAGGTCAGGTGGCCGGAAAATATTACCCCGACATCGTCACCCAGCCCGGGGGATACGTACTGGTCGGCATGGCTGCTTTCTTTGCAGGAGTGGCAAAAGCTCCCATCGGACCATTAATTATGGTTTGTGAATTGACGCAGGGTTACGGCCTGCTTGCGCCGCTCATGCTGGCTTCTGCGCTATGCATTGTACTGGGCCGCAGTTTCTCGCTCTATGAGCATCAGGTGGAAAGTAAATTCGACTCCCCTGCCCATATTGAGGATAAAACCATCAATATCCTTGAAGGGTTACACGTGGACACCCACTACAAGCCCGGCCGCGTAACCACGCTTGAAGAGGGAACCACGCTCAAGGCTCTGACCGATATTATTGCCAACACCAATGAATTATACTTTCCGGTCAAAAACGATGAAGGATCGATTACAGGCATTCTGACAATTCAGAATGTACGAAATCATCTTTTCAATCCGGATCTGTTCGACTTGATTCTGACCAAGGATCTGGCAACCAAACCGGCCACATTAAAAGAAGATGACGATCTATACACAGCTCTCCTTAAATTCGTTGACACCGACTACGGTCAAATTCCGGTAGTAACGGAGGAAGACCCGAACAAAATCATCGGCATAATCAACAGGGAGAACGTGTTTAAAGCATACGCCAAAGCAATTAAAGCCCTGCGGGAAGAGTCGCAAGAAGAAACAGCTTGA
- the rho gene encoding transcription termination factor Rho: MGQEKKTNNLNLTELKQNNMSDLMDLAAKFKVENPSGMRKQELIFALLQGCASQNGQIYGEGVLEVLPDGFGFLRSPTYSYMPGPDDIYVSPSQIRRFGLRKGDIISGQIRPPKEGERYFALLRVNEIGMEPPEHSRNLVLFDNLTPIYPDDRFKIENGPKNFSSRVIDILSPIGRGQRALLVAPPRTGKTMMLQNIANSINANHPDVDLIVLLIDERPEEVTDMARTVNAEVVSSTFDEPPQRHVQVTEMVLEKAKRLVERKRDVVILLDSITRLGRAYNAVTPSSGRVLSGGLDANAMQRPKRFFGAARNIEEGGSLTIIATALIDTGSRMDEVIFEEFKGTGNMDLYLDRKLAEKRVFPAIDINRSGTRKEELLLDQDVLNKIWILRKLLAPMNSIDSMEFLLDKMKGTKNNDEFFDMMGK, translated from the coding sequence ATGGGTCAAGAAAAAAAGACAAACAACCTGAATCTCACTGAACTGAAACAGAATAACATGTCTGATCTTATGGATCTGGCAGCTAAGTTCAAAGTTGAAAACCCCAGCGGAATGCGTAAGCAGGAACTGATATTCGCCCTGCTCCAAGGTTGCGCGTCGCAAAACGGACAAATCTACGGTGAAGGGGTACTTGAAGTACTTCCCGACGGCTTCGGTTTTTTACGCTCCCCCACTTACAGCTACATGCCCGGGCCAGATGATATTTATGTTTCCCCGTCACAGATCAGAAGATTCGGCCTGAGAAAGGGTGATATCATTTCCGGTCAGATTCGCCCTCCCAAAGAAGGCGAAAGATATTTCGCACTGCTCAGGGTGAATGAAATCGGCATGGAACCCCCTGAACACTCCAGAAATCTGGTTCTTTTCGACAATCTCACTCCGATCTACCCCGATGACCGCTTCAAAATAGAAAACGGTCCAAAAAATTTCAGTTCCAGAGTCATCGACATCCTTTCCCCTATAGGACGTGGACAGCGTGCGCTTCTCGTTGCACCTCCCCGGACCGGGAAAACCATGATGCTCCAGAACATTGCTAACTCCATCAACGCCAACCATCCTGACGTTGACCTCATTGTTCTGCTTATCGATGAACGCCCCGAAGAAGTTACCGACATGGCCAGAACTGTTAACGCAGAAGTGGTCAGCTCAACTTTTGATGAACCTCCGCAACGTCATGTTCAGGTTACCGAAATGGTGCTTGAAAAAGCCAAACGTCTGGTCGAGCGCAAAAGGGATGTTGTCATCCTTCTTGACTCAATCACCCGTCTTGGACGCGCCTACAATGCAGTGACCCCTTCATCCGGCAGAGTTCTTTCCGGCGGTCTGGATGCCAATGCCATGCAACGCCCTAAAAGATTCTTCGGCGCAGCCCGTAACATCGAAGAAGGCGGCAGCTTGACCATCATTGCCACCGCACTTATCGATACCGGCTCCCGCATGGATGAAGTTATTTTCGAAGAATTCAAGGGAACAGGCAACATGGACCTTTACCTTGACCGTAAACTTGCCGAAAAACGTGTATTCCCTGCAATCGACATCAACCGTTCAGGCACACGCAAAGAAGAACTGCTCTTAGATCAGGATGTTCTCAACAAGATCTGGATTCTCAGAAAACTTCTTGCTCCTATGAACAGTATTGATTCCATGGAATTCCTGCTCGATAAGATGAAAGGAACAAAGAACAACGATGAATTCTTTGACATGATGGGCAAATAG
- a CDS encoding 50S ribosomal protein L25 yields the protein MSEKVTFKAEVRTKTGKCANRQLRNTGMIPAVFYSQEGENITLSVNEIDFAKMFRTTGTTRLFSLDIDGKTYDTLVWKVQMDPVRPRVNHIDFLGVAKDKPLKIEVPVTTEGLAPGVKLGGRMAIYRDKLTVACTAATIPAAIVINVSNMNVGDTVFVNEVELGEGASIIFDSNFALVRCAAGRGSSEEEEGEEGEE from the coding sequence ATGTCTGAAAAAGTAACTTTTAAAGCTGAAGTACGTACCAAAACAGGTAAATGTGCTAACCGTCAGCTTCGTAACACAGGTATGATTCCCGCTGTTTTCTACTCTCAGGAAGGCGAGAACATCACACTTTCCGTTAACGAAATTGACTTCGCTAAAATGTTCCGCACAACCGGAACAACCCGTCTCTTCAGCCTCGATATTGATGGAAAAACATACGATACACTGGTCTGGAAAGTTCAGATGGACCCCGTTCGCCCCCGTGTGAACCACATCGACTTTCTGGGTGTTGCTAAAGATAAGCCCCTCAAGATTGAAGTTCCCGTTACCACCGAAGGCCTTGCTCCCGGTGTTAAACTCGGCGGACGTATGGCAATCTACCGTGACAAGCTCACCGTAGCATGTACCGCCGCAACCATTCCTGCTGCTATCGTTATTAATGTCAGCAACATGAATGTTGGTGATACTGTTTTCGTTAATGAAGTTGAACTCGGCGAAGGCGCATCTATAATATTCGACAGCAACTTTGCTCTCGTTCGCTGTGCAGCCGGTCGCGGCAGCAGTGAAGAGGAAGAAGGCGAAGAAGGCGAAGAATAG